CTACACTGCCGGTCGTGAACGTGTCGCCGATCGTATAGGCCTTGGAGCGCGGCGTGACGCCAAACGGCCCGGCCACACCCTCAGGCGCGATCAGCGTGATCTTGTCACCGATGCGGAGCCCGAGATCCTGCGCAAGGAAGGCGCCGATCAGGACAACGTCGCCGCCATTACGCCCCTCACCGAAACCGGCTGCATCCGCTGTCGACTGGCCGCCTTCGAGATAAGGCAGGTTTCCGATGTCCTCGGTGCGCACGCCGCGCACAATGGCGCCCGTCCGGCCATATTCGGACGTCGCCAAAACCTGCTGCTCAATGATTGGGAAGGCATGCTCGACGCCTTCCAGCTCGATAATCTCATTCGTCAGGATATCGACATCGGCTTCAGGCAGACCGCCAACGGAAACGAAGACATGCCCCTGCCCGCCTAGAAGCGCGTTCAGCAGCGTCGAGCGAAAGCCCGCCATGACGGACATGATGACGATCAGCGCCGTCACGGCCAGCATGATGCCAAAGAAGGAAATGATCGAGATGAGGGACACACCGCCATGCTGGCGGCGTGCGCGCAGATAGCGCCAGGCGAGCGCCCGCTCCACCTGGCCGAAAGGCGCAACTTTCGCCATCAGTCGGCCTTCACCATCTCGATGGCCTGCTCCAGCGTCATGTCGGACTTCTCGCCGGTCTTGCGGTTCTTCACCTCGACCATACCAGCCTCGACACCGCGTGGGCCAATCACGATCTGCCAGGGCAGACCAATGAGGTCCATCCGGTTGAACTTGGAACCCGGGCGTTCATCGGTCTCATCATAAAGCACGTCGAGACCAGCTGCCTGCAGCGCCGCATAGGCGCCATCAGCCACGCCCGACACTGTCTCATCCTTCGGCTTCATCGAGATGAGACCCACGTCGAACGGCGAAACGGCTTTCGGCCACACAATGCCATTCTCGTCATGGCAGGCCTCGATGATGCCGCCAACAAGACGCGAAACGCCGATGCCATAGCTGCCCATCTGGACGGGAACATTTTCACCCTCAGCGGTCTGCACGGTGGCATTCATCGCCTTGGAATATTTCGTGCCGAAGAAGAAGATGTGCCCAACCTCGATCCCGCGGGCCGACACCTGACGGTCTTCCGGCACCTTGGCGAATTCGGCCTCGTCATGCTTCTCCTCGGTCGCCGCATAGTATTGCGTGCGCCGTTCCATGACGTCTGACAGCTCACCGTCAAAATCGAGGTCCAGCCCCGGCGCAGGCACGTCTAGCAGCGCGCGGTCACAGAAAACGGCGCTCTCGCCCGTATCTGCGAGGATAATGAATTCATGGCTGAGGTCGCCGCCAATCGGGCCGGTATCAGCCTGCATCGGAATGGCGGTCAGTCCCATCCGGTCGAACGCGTTGAGGTAGGCACAGAACATCTTCTGATAGCTCTTGCGCGCGCCTTCTTCGGTGAGGTCGAAGGAATAGGCGTCCTTCATCAGGAATTCGCGGCCCCGCATCACGCCAAAGCGCGGGCGGATCTCATCACGGAACTTCCACTGCGTGTGATAGAGGTTCAGCGGTAGCGCCTTGTAGCTTTTCACATAGGCGCGGAAGACATCGGTGATCAGTTCTTCATTCGTCGGGCCGAACAGCATTTCGCGCTCATGACGGTCGGTGATGCGCAGCATCTCCTTGCCATAGGCCTCATAGCGTCCGCTCTCCTGCCAGAGCTCGGCCTGCTGGATCGTTGGCATGAGCAGCTCAACCGCCCCTGCCCGGTCCATTTCCTCGCGGACGATCTGTTCGATCTTCTTGAGGACACGAAAGCCGAGCGGCAGCCAAGTATAGATACCGGCGCCGTTCTGGCGGACCATGCCGGTGCGCAGCATGAGCTGGTGCGAAACGATGGCCGCATCAGCTGGCACATCCTTGGAAACTGGCAGGAAATATCTGGACAGGCGCATTGAGACTGGCTCACTCCTAACAAGGCGGGTCGCGGCCCCCTGTGTTATTGTCAGTCGCTGCAATTGGCTAGTGTGCGCCTGCAAGCACGCAGCGCTTTTTCACGCCCGGTTGGTCAGGCGCCGTAATAGCGAAGCAACGGCACGACGATGATGCCGGCGATTGCCGTGCACACCACCGCGCCAATCGTTGCCCAGATAGCCTTCTTGGCCAACATCGGCTCAGCAGGCGCGCCCTCTTCAGTGCCTTCCGGGATCTCGCCATCCTCGAACTGGCCGCGCACGCCAATCGGCAGGACGATAAACAGGCACATCCACCAGGATATGCAGAAGATGACGATACCGCCGACGAGTGACATTAGTGGTCGCCCTTCGGGGTCTCCATCAGCTCGACGAGGACACCGTTCGAGTTCTTCGGGTGCACGAAGACAATCGGCGTTCCATGCGCACCAATGCGGGGCTCACCAAGCACGGTCGCGCCGCGCGTCTTCATCACCTCGACGGCCTGATGGATATCAGCCACTTCGAAGCAGACATGGTGCTGGCCGCCCTTCGGGTTCTTCTGGATGAAGTTATGGATCGGGCTCTCTTCGTTCAGCGGCTCGATCAGCTCGATCTGGCTGTTCGGCAGGTTCACGAAGCAGACTTTCACGCCCTGCGCAGGCATGTCGAACGGCTCGGTAATGTCAGTTGCGCCATACAGCGTCTTGTAGGTCTCGATTGCATCGGGAAGCGACGGCACAGCAACACCGACATGGTTTAACGGGCCCAGTTTGAAGTCTTCAGCCATTTTATCCCTCACACTCTCATAACCATGACATCGACCAGCGGCTTGCGGCCGAACGTTCGTTCGCACGCCTTGCGGATGGCCCGCACCAGCGTGGTTTCAACTGCGTCGTCATCTAGGCGCTTTTTGCGCGAAAGACCATCGAGCGCCTCGTCGCAGGCAGCTTCAATGGCATCGACGGACTCATCGGCGAGGCTGCCATCCTCTTCGGACATGCCGCGCACCGCGAGATACGGTCCGTCAGCGATACTGCCGGACTCATCAAAGGACACGCTGGCCGAGACATAGCCAAACTTCGAGATCGCAATCCGCTCCTTCAGGCCTTCAGAGCCTGCAGGCACCAGCCGGTTGCCATCAAGGTGCAGCCTGCCATGCGGCACCGTGTCGATCACTTCAGCCTTGCCGGGAGCCAGCCGGATCATGTCGCCATTGCGGGGCGTCACAGCTTCGGGCACCTGCATGGAGCGGGCAAAGCCTGCATGCTCCACGATATGCCGCCGCTCGCCATGGACCGGCACCGAAATACGTGGGCGCACCCATTGATACATTCGTTCCAGCTCATCGCGCGCTGGGTGGCCAGACACGTGGATGACGTCCTTCGACATCTTGTCGGTGATGATGCGCACGCCCTTCTCGGCCAGCGCATTCTGCATCTCGAAGATGCCCTTCTCGTTGCCCGGAATGACACGCGAGGAAAAGATCACCGTGTCCCCGGCATTCAGCGAGATATGCCGGTGCGTATTGGCCGCAATCCGGCCCAGCGCAGCACGCTCCTCGCCCTGGCTGCCTGTACAGAGGATCAGGATATTATCTGCCGGAAAGCTGCCCACATCTGCCTCGTTGACGAGGTCAGGCAGGTCCTTCAGCACACCCGTCTGGACGGCTGCATCGACAATCTTGTGCATGCTGCGACCCGCCAGGCAGACACTCCGCCCCGCCTGACGCGCCGCTTCGATCACCGTCGACACCCGCGCAACGTTCGAGGCAAATGTCGCCACAGCCACCCTGCCCTTCAGACCGCCAATCAGTTCGATCAGATTCTTGCGCACGGTCGCTTCAGAGCCGCTTTCGCCATCGACGAAGACGTTCGTGCTGTCGCAGATCATGGCCAGCACACCTTCATCGCCGAGCTTCTTCAGCCCTTCGACATCGACGCCTTCACCGATCAGAGGATCAGGATCGATTTTCCAGTCGCCTGTATGAAGGATCGTCCCGGCAGGCGTCTCAATGGCGAGCGCATTCGGCTCCGGAATGGAGTGCGTCAACGTCATGTAGCGGACCTTGAAGGGGCCGGCTTCGACCTCTCCCTCGAGCGGCACCACATTCACATCGACATGTTTCAGCCCACGCTCGGCCAGCTTTCCGGCGACGAGATGGGCGGTAAACGGCGTCGCATACAGCGGCGCGCGAAGACGCGGCCAGAGCAGGCCCACAGCCCCGATATGGTCTTCATGCGCATGCGTCAGGAAGATCGCGTCGATCTGGTCAGCATGCTCGACGATGAATTCAGGGTCCGGCGTGATGAGGTCGATGCCCGGCGTGGTGTCGTCGCCAAAGGTCACGCCAAGGTCCACAAGGATCCAGCGCCTGTCATGCGCCGGGCCATAGCCATAGGCGTTCAGGTTCATACCGATTTCGCCGCAGCCCCCAAGCGGAAGAAAGACGAGTTCGGGCGTGTCCTTATTTGGCATCGGATCCTTTCCGGTTCCGGCGGTAAATCTCCAGAAGCCCAGACTCCATCAGGGTCTGGTCGTAATGGTCGATGGTCGCGCTCGCACCTTCAAAGAGCGAGGCAACGCCGCCAGTCGCAATTACTGTCATCGGCTGGCCGTATTCTTCCTTCACGCGCCTGACAAGGCCGTCGATGAGGTCGATATACCCCCAGAAGACGCCCGTCTGCATCGCGGCCACGGTGGAGTCGCCGATGATCTTCTCTGGCCGCTGGATGGCAATTCGCGGCAGCTGGGCCGCCGCATCGTGCAGCGCGCGCATGGAGAGGTTGATGCCGGGGCTGATAATGCCGCCCTCGAACCCGCCATCCGGGCCGACAATGTCCAGCGTCGTTGCCGTGCCGCTATCGATCACGATCAGCGCGCCCGGATAGGCGATGTGCGCACCGATTGCGGCGACCAGACGGTCAGCACCCACCTGTTCAGGGCGCGGGATGCGGATAGGAACACCAAGCTCCACCGACGCCTCACCGACGACCAGCGGCTCTGTCGCGAAATAGCGGCGGGCGAGGTTGCGGAAGTTGAACAGCGCCTGTGGCACCACGCAGGAAATCACACACGCATCAATGTCGTAGCTCGACACCTTGCGCATATTCATCAGGGGCTCGAGCCAGACGATATAGTCGTCAGCCGTCCGGCGCGCGTCAGTGGCGCTGCGCCACATAGCGACCCAGTCCTCGCCATCATGGAGCGCGAAGACCGTATTCGTATTGCCGACATCAATCGCGAGCAGCATGACTGCCAATCTCCTTTACCAGCTCTACATCGCCTGCACGGATCGTGTGCGTCGTCCCGTCCGCACTTGCAAGCAGCAGCGCCCCATCAGGCCCGACACCTTTGAAGATGCCGCTTTGCGCGTCAGCGCCTTTGCCGACAGTCACTTGCTTGCCCAGTCCTTCGGCATGTTTCTGCCAGTCGGCGAGCAGGCTCTCAAAGTCAGATGAGGCCTGCGCGCACCGTTTCACGAAAGCAGGACGGAGCGCGTCGAGGAACATCTCTGCATTGACGATCTCTGATGCACCAAGGTCCAGCAGGCTCGTTGCCGCCTGCCCTGCGCCCTCTGGCGCAAACCGGACATTCACCCCCATGCCACACGCGACCCAGCATGACTTCGCCGTCGTGGTGCCAGCCTCAACCAGAATACCGCAAAGCTTCTGGCCACTCGCGCGGACATCATTTGGCCATTTCAGCTGAAGCTGTCCGCCTTCAATAAAGGCAGAAGCGGCATCGAGAATGGCGAGCCCGGCAGCGAAGGGATAGCGGGTCGCCTTTACCAGCCCGCCCACTTCTTCGAACAGGGCGGTGACAAACAGATTGCCGGTCGGCGAATCCCATTGGCGGCCAAGGCGACCACGACCAGCGGTCTGCTTGCGCCCGGCAATCCAGACAGGTCCGAAATCATCGGCCTGCGCCCGCCTGCGGGCTTCTTCATTGGTGCTGTCGATCTCGTCGAACCAGAGAACTGGTGCGTCTGGTCTCACTGAATGAACCCGGCCGACGCTTGCGTCGCCCAGTCAATGAATGGCGACACGAAGACGAAGAGAACAAGACAGGCAGCCGCCGCGGCATAGACCGAAAGGGCTACAGTCGTGCCAACCGGCTGGAAGCGCTCTGCTGGCTCCTTCACCCACATCACAAGGATGATACGTAGATAGTAGCCAAAGGCGATCACCGAGCTTAGCACCAGCACGATCAGGAGCGGCAGGAGACCGGCATTCCAGCCAGCCTGGAACACGACCAGCTTACCGATGAAGCCAACGGCGAGCGGGAAACCTGCAACCGAAATCACGAGGATCGTCAGCGCGATGGCAAGTCCGGTGCGGCGACGAACCAGGCCAGCCAGCTCATCAATGCTCTCGACCATACCACCCTCACGGCGCATGGAGAGGACACCACCGAAGAGGCCAATGGATGCGATGACGTAGGTCGTCATGAACACCAGAAGCGCTGCCGCGCCATACTCGGCGCCCGCTGCCACAGCGACCAGCGCATAGCCCATATTGGCGATCGAGGAATAACCAAGAAGCCGCTTCAGGTTCGTCTGGATCAGCGCACCGAAGGCGCCAATCAGCATTGAAAGCGTCGCAATGATACCGATGATCATCTGCCAGTCTTCGAACACGCCAGAAAACGCGGTGAAGAGCAGGTTTGCGAAGACGACCATGCTCGCCATTTTCGGCGCTGTCGCGAAGAAGGCGACAACCGGGCTCGGCGCGCCTTCATAGACGTCCGGCGTCCAGACGTGCATCGGTGCCGCAGACACCTTGAACGCCATGCCGGAAATCATCAGCACCATACCGAAGACGAGGCCAATCGTGCGCTCAGAGCTCGCGATATCGCCATAGTCGACCGAACCGGTGAAACCATAGACCAACGAAATGCCATAAAGCAGGATGCCCGAGGCAAGCGCACCCAGCACGAAATACTTCAAGCCAGCTTCCGAAGAGCGGATCGAGTCGCGATGGAATGAGGCGAGCACATAGGATGAGAGGCTGAGCGTCTCGATACCCATATAGAGCGTCATCAGGTTCGACGCCGACAGGATGATCCCCATGCCGAGTGAGGCAAAGATCACCAGAAGCGGGTATTCGTAACGGATCGTCTCGTGGCGCTTGAGGAAGCCCTCAGCCATGAGCAGCGTCACGGCACCGGCCACGAAGCTGATACATTTTGCAAAGTTCACGAACGGGCCGGTCGTGACGAGGCCGCCAAAGGCTTCGCCGCCTTCCCAGTTCATGATGACAACGAGTGCGGCCAGCAGGAGCGTTGCCGCGCCCAGCTTGAAGGACAGGCCGTTGAAGCGGTCGCCCATATACGCGCCAGCAAGCACACCGGCGAGGCCTGCGAGCGCAAGCAGCAGCTCCGGGCCAATGGCAGAGATCATCGCCTGAAAGTCGAGCATAATGTGCCTCTATCCTCCGGTGATCATCTGAAGCGCGCGCAGGCTGCTTTCGCGCGTGATGTCGAATACGAGATTTGGCGTGACGCCAAGCAGGATGGTGCCGATGATCAGCGGGACAATGGTGACAAGGTCCTTCTTGCCCACATCGGTGATGTTTTCGAGCGCCGGATTGGTCACCGGGCCGAAGACCGTGCGACGGTAGAGCGTCAGCATGTAGACAGCCGAGAAAATTACACCAAGCGCGGCGCCAGCTGCTGCCCAGGTGGAAGCCTGGAAGGCGCCTGTCATGGTCAGGATTTCCCCGACAAAGCCACTGGTGCCAGGCAGGCCGACATTGGCCATGGTGAACAGCATAAAGATGGCCGCATAGATCGGCATCTTGTTCACGAGGCCGCCATAGGCTGCGATCTCACGGGTGTGAACCCGGTCATAGACCATGCCAACGACCAGGAAGAGCGCGCCGGAGATAAGCCCGTGCGAGATCATCTGGAAGATCGCGCCCTGCACGCCGACCTCGGTGAAGGAGAAGATGCCGAGCGTCACGAAACCCATATGGGCGACGGACGAATAGGCGATCAGCTTCTTCATGTCCGTCTGGCGGAAAGCGACCAGCGACGCATAGACGATGGCGATCACCGACAGCGCGAACATCATCGGCTGGAAGAACTCACTCGCATCCGGGAACATCGGCAGCGAGAAGCGCAGGAAGCCATAGCCGCCCATCTTCAGCAGCACGCCTGCCAGGATCACAGAACCGGCCGTCGGTGCCTGAACGTGCGCATCCGGAAGCCAGGTATGGACCGGCCACATGGGCAGCTTCACCGCAAAGGACGCAAAGAAGGCGAGCCACAGCCAGGTCTGCACTTCAGGTGCGAAGGCATAGGTCTCCAGCACCATGATGTCGGACGTGCCGGCCTGAAGGTACATGAAGACAATGGCCGCCAGCATGAAGAGCGAGCCGAGCAGCGTGTAGAGAAAGAATTTGAACGAGGCGTAGATACGGTCCGCCCCGCCCCACACGCCGATGATGATGAACATCGGGATGAGGCCTGCCTCGAAAAAGACATAGAACAGGACGAGGTCCATCGCGCAGAACACACCGATCATGAACGTCTCGAGGACGAGGAACGCGATCGTGTACTCGGTCAGGCGGTGCTTTACCGTGCCATAGGACGCAATGAGGCTGATCGGCGTCAGCAGCGTCGTCAGCAGGATCAGCAGAAGCGACATGCCATCGATGCCCAGCTTGTACTGGATACCGGCAAACCAGCTCACCTGCTCGACAAGCTGATAGCCTGGCGCATCGACCTCGAAGCTCGCCAGCATGACCAGCGACGCCACGAAGGTGGCCGCGGAGAAGATCAGGCCCGCCATGAGCGACTGGCGCCCACGAGTCTCTTCATCCTGGCCATTGCTGCCAGTGGCTGCCTGCACAAGCATGATCAGCAAGGCACCAGCCAGCGGCAGGAAGGTGACCGCTGTCAGAATTGGGAAATTGCCCATCAGCCCGCGCCTCCGACACGCCAGAAGATCACCGCGCCAAAGACGAGGGCCGCAAGGATGATCACGAATGCATAATGATAAAGATAACCGGTGTGCATGGCCGACAGACGGCGCGAGCCCCACCGGACGAGCGAAGTCACGCCATCCGGGCCGAAGCCGTCAATGATGCGCTTGTCGCCGGTTTTCCAAAGGAAGCCGCCCAGCCAGCTCGTGCCTTTGACGAAGGTCGCATTGTAGATCTCGTCAAAGTACCACTTGTTGGCGAACAGGCTGTGCAGTGGACCGCCCGATGCCGCGATCTTCGCGCCGAAACCCCGGTTGAAGAAATAGGTGAAGGTCGCGATCAGGAAGCCGGTCACCGTCACGAAGAGCGGCGCCCAGAACACCCATTCCGGCACATTGTACTTGTCAGCCAGCACGGTGTTGTCCGCCGCGTTGTAGATCGCGCCAGCCCAGAACTCGGCCTGGTAGTGACCCACAAAGGAGTCGTAGAAGACAAAGCCGGCAAAGATCGCACCGAGCGACAGGAGGCCGAGCGGGATCAGCATGACGAGCGGGCTCTCATGCGGGTCCTCGTGATGGTCATGGTGGTGACCATGATCATCGACCGACAGGTGCTCATCGGCGTGGCTGTCGACTTCCGGCGTTTCCGGCGGGATCGAATCCTCACGCGGGCCGTGGAACGTCATGTAGATGAGGCGCCAGGAATAGAAGCTGGTCAGCAGCGCGGCCACGATACCGAAGATGAAGGCCAGCATACCAAAGCTCACACCATTCGATCCGGCCGCAAACGTCGTTTCGATGATTGCATCCTTGGAGAAGAAGCCAGCAAAGCCGAACGAAGTATGCGGGATACCAAGACCGATGATGGCAATCGTACCGATCATCATCGCGGCATAGGTCAGCGGCATGAACTTCGCGACACCGCCCATGCGGCGCATGTCCTGCTCATGGTGCATGCCGTGAATGACAGAGCCTGCCCCGAGGAAGAGAAGCGCCTTGAAGAAGGCGTGTGTGAACAGGTGGAACATCGCGGCCTGATAGGCACCGATACCAGCGGCAAAGAACATATAGCCGAGCTGCGAACAGGTCGAATAGGCGATGACGCGCTTGATGTCGTTCTGCGCCATGCCAACCGTCGCCGCATAGAGCGCGGTCACTGCGCCGATCAGCGTCACCATGCCGGCAGCGAACGGTGCGTACTCATAGATCGGCGACACGAGACAGACGAGATAGACGCCCGCGGTCACCATCGTCGCGGCGTGAATGAGCGCGGACACAGGCGTCGGGCCTTCCATCGCATCCGGCAGCCAGACATGCAGGAAGAACTGCGCCGACTTGCCCATCGCACCGATGAAAAGAAGAACACCGATCAGCTCAAGCGCTGGAACGTTGAGGCCGAGGAATGGCACGATCAGCTCGCGGATCGGCGCAGCTTCCGCCAGCGCCAGCGGCGTCACGGTCGCATTCTCACGGATCGCGCTCAGCACGGGCTCGAACTCAACCGAACCGAACACCACGAACACACCCATGATACCGAGGGCCAGACCAAAGTCGCCGACGCGGTTCGTCACGAAGGCCTTGATGGCTGCGCTGTTCGGGGCTGCTTTCGTATACCAGAAGCCGATGAGCAGGTAGGAGGCGAGACCAACACCTTCCCAGCCGAAGAAGAGCTGGATGAAATTGTCCGCCGTCACCAGCATGAGCATCATGAAGGTAAAGAGCGACAGATAAGCAAAGAAGCGCGCCCGGTGCGGGTCTTCGCTCATATAGCCCCAAGAATAGAGGTGGACGAGGCCGGAAACGCCCGTGATGACCGCCATCATGACGATAGACATCGCATCGACGCGGATCGCCCAGTCAGCCTGGAACTGGCCAACATCCATCCAGGTCAGCAGCGTGATGATGTGCTGGACCGGCGCAACGACGGCCGCCCCATGATCCCCGGCTGCAGGCGCTGCGGTATGGACCGCCTCTGCGACACCGCCGCCAAAGGCGAACATGAAAAGCTGGATGACCGACAGGATGCCGGCGAGCCCGACCGTACCAGTCGTGATCACCATGGCCCCGGTATCGGTCACATATTTCTGGAACACCCCGGCGATCAGGGCAGCGAGGCCCGGCGCCAGGACGATGAAGAGAAGTGCAAAATCAGGAAGCATATCCGGCCTAGCCCTTCATCAGGTCGATGCTCTCGACGGCGATGTCGCCGCGATTGCGGAAGAAAACAACGAGAATGGCGAGCCCGACAGCTGCTTCGGCAGCAGCCACTGTCAGAACCAGCATGGCGAAGATCTGGCCGACAATCGTGCCCGAGAACACCGAGAAGGCGACCAGGTTGATGTTGACGGACAGAAGGATGAGCTCGATCGCCATCAGGATGACAATGATGTTCTTGCGGTTCACGAAGATGCCGACGACACCCACCGTGAACAGGATAGCCGAGACAGCCAGGAAGTGATTGACGGTAATATCCATGACCTAAAGCCCCTTGCCTGACTCAACGTCGATGCGGCGGATCGCATCCTTGCGGGTGCGTGCGGTCTGCTTGGCGATGTTTTGGCGTTTCACGTGCGGCTTGTGGCGCAGCGTCAGCACAATCGCGCCGATCATGGCGACCAGCAGGATGATACCGGAGAGTTGGAACAGCAGCAGGTACTCGGTGTACATCACCTGCCCGATGGCCTCGGCATTCGTTGCAGCGCCCGGATTGGCATTGATCTCATCACCTGTCGTGGCGCGCGCAAAGGTCACCAGCGCAATCTCGGCCGCGAATGCGACGCCCACCAGGGCGGCAAACGGCCAGTAGCCCAGCGTGCCCTGCTTCAGCTCGACGAAATCCACGTCCAGCATCATGACCACGAACAGGAAGAGCACCGCGACCGCGCCGACATAGACGACGACCAGCAACATGGCGAGGAATTCCGCCCCGATCAGGACGAGCAGACCCGCAGATGTGAAGAAGGCCGTGATCAGCCAGAGCACGGAATGAACCGGGTTCTTGGCGGCAATCACGGCGACTGCCGAGACCGTCACGATCGCTGCCAATATGTAAAAGGCGATGAGTTCCACCGGTGTGAGCCCCAATGTTGACAGCGGTCAGACCGCTGCAGGAAAGTGAAGGCGCCCCGCCCTAACGGTACGGCGCGTCGAGTTCAAGATTGCGTGCGATGAGGCGCTCCCAGCGGTCGCCATTCGCAAGCAGACGGTCTTTGTCGTAATACAGTTCTTCGCGGGTTTCGGTCGCGAATTCGAAGTTTGGCCCTTCGACGATGGCGTCTACCGGGCAGGCTTCCTGACAGAAGCCGCAATAGATGCACTTCACCATGTCGATGTCATAGCGGGTCGTGCGGCGCGAACCATCTTCGCGCGGCTCTGCCTCAATGGTGATCGCTTGGGCCGGACAGATCGCTTCGCAGAGTTTGCACGCGATGCAGCGCTCTTCGCCATTCGGATAACGGCGCAGCGCATGCTCGCCGCGGAAACGCGGGCTGAGCGGGTTCTTCTCGAACGGATAGTTCACGGTCGCCTTGCGCTTGAACATTTCCTGGATGCCGATTTTGAAGGCATGCAGGAAGTCCGTCATCATGGCGCCGCGGAGGGACTGAACGATGTTCATGCCTGGACTCCTGTGTAAACGACATAGCCTGCAACGATGAAGACGGCAGCCAGCGAGGTCGGAAGGAAGATCTTCCAGCCAAGGCGCATCAGCTGGTCATAGCGATAGCGCGGCACGACAGCCTTCACGAGTGCAAACAGGAAGAAGCAGAAAACGGTCTTCGCCATGAACCAGGCGAGGTGGCCAAGATTGACCATCCAGACCGGGAAGTTCGAAACGAACTCTTCGCCGAACGGAATTGGACCGTGCCAGCCGCCGAGGAAGAGAAGCGTCATCATCGAACACATCAGCACGATGTTGAGATACTC
This genomic interval from Thalassovita mediterranea contains the following:
- the nuoL gene encoding NADH-quinone oxidoreductase subunit L; the protein is MLPDFALLFIVLAPGLAALIAGVFQKYVTDTGAMVITTGTVGLAGILSVIQLFMFAFGGGVAEAVHTAAPAAGDHGAAVVAPVQHIITLLTWMDVGQFQADWAIRVDAMSIVMMAVITGVSGLVHLYSWGYMSEDPHRARFFAYLSLFTFMMLMLVTADNFIQLFFGWEGVGLASYLLIGFWYTKAAPNSAAIKAFVTNRVGDFGLALGIMGVFVVFGSVEFEPVLSAIRENATVTPLALAEAAPIRELIVPFLGLNVPALELIGVLLFIGAMGKSAQFFLHVWLPDAMEGPTPVSALIHAATMVTAGVYLVCLVSPIYEYAPFAAGMVTLIGAVTALYAATVGMAQNDIKRVIAYSTCSQLGYMFFAAGIGAYQAAMFHLFTHAFFKALLFLGAGSVIHGMHHEQDMRRMGGVAKFMPLTYAAMMIGTIAIIGLGIPHTSFGFAGFFSKDAIIETTFAAGSNGVSFGMLAFIFGIVAALLTSFYSWRLIYMTFHGPREDSIPPETPEVDSHADEHLSVDDHGHHHDHHEDPHESPLVMLIPLGLLSLGAIFAGFVFYDSFVGHYQAEFWAGAIYNAADNTVLADKYNVPEWVFWAPLFVTVTGFLIATFTYFFNRGFGAKIAASGGPLHSLFANKWYFDEIYNATFVKGTSWLGGFLWKTGDKRIIDGFGPDGVTSLVRWGSRRLSAMHTGYLYHYAFVIILAALVFGAVIFWRVGGAG
- the nuoK gene encoding NADH-quinone oxidoreductase subunit NuoK; this translates as MDITVNHFLAVSAILFTVGVVGIFVNRKNIIVILMAIELILLSVNINLVAFSVFSGTIVGQIFAMLVLTVAAAEAAVGLAILVVFFRNRGDIAVESIDLMKG
- a CDS encoding NADH-quinone oxidoreductase subunit J; the encoded protein is MELIAFYILAAIVTVSAVAVIAAKNPVHSVLWLITAFFTSAGLLVLIGAEFLAMLLVVVYVGAVAVLFLFVVMMLDVDFVELKQGTLGYWPFAALVGVAFAAEIALVTFARATTGDEINANPGAATNAEAIGQVMYTEYLLLFQLSGIILLVAMIGAIVLTLRHKPHVKRQNIAKQTARTRKDAIRRIDVESGKGL
- the nuoI gene encoding NADH-quinone oxidoreductase subunit NuoI, yielding MNIVQSLRGAMMTDFLHAFKIGIQEMFKRKATVNYPFEKNPLSPRFRGEHALRRYPNGEERCIACKLCEAICPAQAITIEAEPREDGSRRTTRYDIDMVKCIYCGFCQEACPVDAIVEGPNFEFATETREELYYDKDRLLANGDRWERLIARNLELDAPYR